A genomic region of Populus nigra chromosome 11, ddPopNigr1.1, whole genome shotgun sequence contains the following coding sequences:
- the LOC133668503 gene encoding methylesterase 17-like produces the protein MNEVVGLQKPHFVLVHGVCHGAWCWYKIRCLMETSGYKVTCLDLKSAGIDQSNPNTILTFDEYNAPLIDFLSNLPNDEKVILVGHSAGGLSLTDAIHRFPKRIHLAIYVAANMLKHGFSSDQDFKDGDPDVSEYGEIADLEYGMGLDEPPTSVIIKEEFQKRILYQMSPKEDSILASMLLRAGPIRAFKGARFEGGKDADSVPRVYIKTLHDHILRPVQQEAMIKRWQPCQVFELESDHSPFFSAPSLFFKVIVEAAAAITCN, from the exons ATGAACGAGGTGGTGGGACTTCAAAAACCGCACTTTGTTCTAGTCCATGGAGTATGCCATGGAGCCTGGTGCTGGTACAAGATCAGGTGTCTCATGGAAACATCTGGCTATAAGGTCACATGCCTAGACCTTAAAAGTGCTGGTATTGATCAGTCCAATCCCAACACGATCCTCACTTTTGATGAGTACAATGCACCCCTTATCGACTTCTTGTCGAATTTGCCAAACGATGAAAAG GTTATATTGGTAGGACATAGTGCAGGAGGTTTGAGCTTGACAGACGCTATACACAGATTTCCTAAGAGAATTCATCTGGCTATTTATGTTGCTGCCAACATGTTGAAGCATGGCTTCTCTTCAGATCAAGATTTCAAAGAT GGTGACCCTGATGTATCTGAGTACGGAGAGATAGCTGATTTAGAATACGGGATGGGTCTAGATGAGCCTCCAACAAGTGTCATAATAAAGGAGGAGTTCCAGAAACGAATTCTCTATCAAATGAGCCCTAAAGAG GACTCCATATTAGCATCAATGCTACTGCGAGCAGGGCCTATCAGGGCATTCAAAGGTGCTCGATTTGAGGGAGGAAAGGATGCTGATTCTGTTCCACGAGTATATATTAAGACATTGCACGATCACATTCTAAGACCAGTGCAGCAAGAGGCAATGATAAAGAGATGGCAACCTTGTCAAGTTTTCGAATTGGAGAGTGATCATAGCCCTTTTTTCTCTGCCCCatctttgtttttcaaagtaataGTCGAAGCAGCAGCCGCCATCACTTGTAACTga
- the LOC133706242 gene encoding protein NETWORKED 4B-like isoform X1, with translation MASPMVPCKNFKGLQTRKSHSWWWDSHISPKNSKWHAENLEEMDQSVKRMLKLIEEDGDSFAKKAEMYYQKRPELISHVEDFYRMYRSLAERYDHVTEELRKSIPSDLQSQGSGISDVIFEPPSPAREQKPSRLKPGPRAAGFDFFLGSGGSSDHHHKEVDELSTLTDSESESDDSSVNNYSGLSGNSGDQGLSRRIIDLENELCETKEKLRMQQDESVDGSFRGVRNEDSEDVLAELTGCERDLAIANEELRLSEEEVTRLNTELQKYRSSEVSDGLQSEFASPAESKVTTREVELEFEVNQASHLQQRIGGSEAETLDSSVKIQALMEELRIAKERLHVSEKEITTLKKQLEGGGPSEKINNLQDQLALAHKEINTLKNKLNAEKREVSKLQERTARLKTNLSDRDREVRDLKIAVSDAELKIFPEKAQIKAEISKLIEERTCLEERLKEQESRCRSLEDGIRMFQAEEAEMQETLEREIQKLKEDTAERDSRIKSEREELNEKAITLKAEVTSRDNPVNQMDKHLQQLRMEHVKLLAGAEEARKLMDELRSKAKDLEGEVERQRILILEGAEEKREAIRQLCLTLEHYRNGYHTLRQAFAGHKGVPVLAT, from the exons ATGGCTTCTCCGATG gTCCCGTGTAAGAATTTCAAGGGATTGCAAACAAGAAAATCACATTCCTGGTGGTGGGATAGTCATATCAGTCCGAAAAATTCCAAGTGGCATGCTGAGAATCTTGAGG AGATGGACCAGAGCGTTAAGCGGATGCTGAAGCTAATTGAAGAGGATGGAGACTCATTTGCTAAAAAGGCTGAGATGTATTATCAGAAGAGACCAGAATTGATTTCTCATGTAGAGGACTTCTACCGCATGTATCGATCTCTGGCAGAACGTTATGATCACGTGACAGAAGAATTAAGGAAGAGCATTCCATCAGATCTCCAGTCCCAAGGCTCTGGAATTTCTGACGTTATCTTTGAACCACCTTCTCCTGCTCGTGAACAAAAACCAAGCCGTCTTAAACCTGGCCCTCGAGCTGCtggttttgatttctttttgggCTCTGGTGGCAGTAGCGATCATCACCATAAAGAAGTAGACGAATTATCCACGTTGACGGATTCAGAATCAGAATCTGATGATTCTTCAGTAAACAATTACTCGGGTCTATCTGGTAATAGTGGTGACCAAGGACTGTCCCGGAGAATAATTGATTTAGAAAATGAGCTTtgtgaaacaaaagaaaagctaCGGATGCAGCAAGATGAGAGTGTTGATGGCTCATTTAGGGGTGTCAGAAATGAAGATTCTGAGGATGTTCTTGCAGAACTTACAGGGTGTGAGCGAGATCTGGCAATTGCAAATGAGGAGTTACGGCTGTCAGAAGAAGAGGTTACTCGATTGAATACTGAGCTTCAAAAATATAGGTCATCTGAAGTCTCTGATGGTTTGCAGTCTGAGTTCGCATCGCCAGCTGAGAGCAAGGTCACAACCAGGGAGGTTGAGCTGGAATTTGAGGTAAATCAAGCTTCTCATCTTCAACAAAGGATTGGTGGGTCGGAAGCTGAAACTTTGGACTCCAGTGTTAAGATTCAAGCACTAATGGAAGAACTCAGGATTGCTAAAGAGAGGCTTCATGTTTCAGAGAAAGAAATAACTACTttgaaaaaacaacttgagGGTGGTGGACCATCTGAGAAAATCAATAATTTGCAAGATCAACTTGCGTTGGCTCACAAGGAGATAAATACGTTGAAAAACAAGCTCAACGCAGAAAAAAGGGAGGTCTCCAAGCTGCAAGAAAGAACTGCCAGGCTGAAAACTAATCTGTCAGACCGGGATCGTGAGGTGAGAGATCTTAAAATAGCAGTGTCTGATGCTGAGCTGAAGATTTTTCCAGAAAAGGCACAAATCAAGGCTGAAATATCTAAATTGATAGAGGAGAGGACATGCTTGGAGGAGCGGCTGAAAGAACAGGAATCACGTTGCCGTTCTTTAGAGGATGGTATTAGGATGTTCCAGGCTGAGGAGGCAGAAATGCAGGAAACACTTGAACGTGAAATTCAGAAGTTAAAGGAAGACACTGCTGAGCGAGACAGTCGCATAAAATCTGAGAGAGAAGAGCTTAATGAGAAAGCTATTACACTTAAAGCAGAGGTAACTTCTAGAGACAACCCGGTCAATCAAATGGATAAGCATCTGCAACAATTACGGATGGAGCATGTGAAGCTACTTGCCGGGGCAGAAGAGGCACGTAAACTAATGGATGAGTTAAGATCAAAAGCTAAGGATTTGGAGGGAGAAGTTGAGAGGCAAAGAATTTTAATCCTGGAAGGAGCAGAAGAGAAACGGGAGGCAATAAGGCAACTGTGTCTCACTCTTGAACATTACAGGAACGGTTATCATACTCTACGACAGGCTTTTGCGGGGCACAAGGGAGTTCCAGTTTTGGCAACATAA
- the LOC133706242 gene encoding protein NETWORKED 4B-like isoform X2, whose protein sequence is MDQSVKRMLKLIEEDGDSFAKKAEMYYQKRPELISHVEDFYRMYRSLAERYDHVTEELRKSIPSDLQSQGSGISDVIFEPPSPAREQKPSRLKPGPRAAGFDFFLGSGGSSDHHHKEVDELSTLTDSESESDDSSVNNYSGLSGNSGDQGLSRRIIDLENELCETKEKLRMQQDESVDGSFRGVRNEDSEDVLAELTGCERDLAIANEELRLSEEEVTRLNTELQKYRSSEVSDGLQSEFASPAESKVTTREVELEFEVNQASHLQQRIGGSEAETLDSSVKIQALMEELRIAKERLHVSEKEITTLKKQLEGGGPSEKINNLQDQLALAHKEINTLKNKLNAEKREVSKLQERTARLKTNLSDRDREVRDLKIAVSDAELKIFPEKAQIKAEISKLIEERTCLEERLKEQESRCRSLEDGIRMFQAEEAEMQETLEREIQKLKEDTAERDSRIKSEREELNEKAITLKAEVTSRDNPVNQMDKHLQQLRMEHVKLLAGAEEARKLMDELRSKAKDLEGEVERQRILILEGAEEKREAIRQLCLTLEHYRNGYHTLRQAFAGHKGVPVLAT, encoded by the coding sequence ATGGACCAGAGCGTTAAGCGGATGCTGAAGCTAATTGAAGAGGATGGAGACTCATTTGCTAAAAAGGCTGAGATGTATTATCAGAAGAGACCAGAATTGATTTCTCATGTAGAGGACTTCTACCGCATGTATCGATCTCTGGCAGAACGTTATGATCACGTGACAGAAGAATTAAGGAAGAGCATTCCATCAGATCTCCAGTCCCAAGGCTCTGGAATTTCTGACGTTATCTTTGAACCACCTTCTCCTGCTCGTGAACAAAAACCAAGCCGTCTTAAACCTGGCCCTCGAGCTGCtggttttgatttctttttgggCTCTGGTGGCAGTAGCGATCATCACCATAAAGAAGTAGACGAATTATCCACGTTGACGGATTCAGAATCAGAATCTGATGATTCTTCAGTAAACAATTACTCGGGTCTATCTGGTAATAGTGGTGACCAAGGACTGTCCCGGAGAATAATTGATTTAGAAAATGAGCTTtgtgaaacaaaagaaaagctaCGGATGCAGCAAGATGAGAGTGTTGATGGCTCATTTAGGGGTGTCAGAAATGAAGATTCTGAGGATGTTCTTGCAGAACTTACAGGGTGTGAGCGAGATCTGGCAATTGCAAATGAGGAGTTACGGCTGTCAGAAGAAGAGGTTACTCGATTGAATACTGAGCTTCAAAAATATAGGTCATCTGAAGTCTCTGATGGTTTGCAGTCTGAGTTCGCATCGCCAGCTGAGAGCAAGGTCACAACCAGGGAGGTTGAGCTGGAATTTGAGGTAAATCAAGCTTCTCATCTTCAACAAAGGATTGGTGGGTCGGAAGCTGAAACTTTGGACTCCAGTGTTAAGATTCAAGCACTAATGGAAGAACTCAGGATTGCTAAAGAGAGGCTTCATGTTTCAGAGAAAGAAATAACTACTttgaaaaaacaacttgagGGTGGTGGACCATCTGAGAAAATCAATAATTTGCAAGATCAACTTGCGTTGGCTCACAAGGAGATAAATACGTTGAAAAACAAGCTCAACGCAGAAAAAAGGGAGGTCTCCAAGCTGCAAGAAAGAACTGCCAGGCTGAAAACTAATCTGTCAGACCGGGATCGTGAGGTGAGAGATCTTAAAATAGCAGTGTCTGATGCTGAGCTGAAGATTTTTCCAGAAAAGGCACAAATCAAGGCTGAAATATCTAAATTGATAGAGGAGAGGACATGCTTGGAGGAGCGGCTGAAAGAACAGGAATCACGTTGCCGTTCTTTAGAGGATGGTATTAGGATGTTCCAGGCTGAGGAGGCAGAAATGCAGGAAACACTTGAACGTGAAATTCAGAAGTTAAAGGAAGACACTGCTGAGCGAGACAGTCGCATAAAATCTGAGAGAGAAGAGCTTAATGAGAAAGCTATTACACTTAAAGCAGAGGTAACTTCTAGAGACAACCCGGTCAATCAAATGGATAAGCATCTGCAACAATTACGGATGGAGCATGTGAAGCTACTTGCCGGGGCAGAAGAGGCACGTAAACTAATGGATGAGTTAAGATCAAAAGCTAAGGATTTGGAGGGAGAAGTTGAGAGGCAAAGAATTTTAATCCTGGAAGGAGCAGAAGAGAAACGGGAGGCAATAAGGCAACTGTGTCTCACTCTTGAACATTACAGGAACGGTTATCATACTCTACGACAGGCTTTTGCGGGGCACAAGGGAGTTCCAGTTTTGGCAACATAA
- the LOC133706255 gene encoding DEAD-box ATP-dependent RNA helicase 20-like isoform X1, with protein MSYIPPHLRNSSSTTTVTTRRTQSPPLTDTNLSHSSSNSTSSAPSSFSTFNSLSLRTSASVARTISVPQPVFPQWTPSDRVLRFTPDQIEEIRSQLKINVSVASGSPPAPAPIESFEDMCLHQSIMKDIAHHEFTRPTLIQAQAMTVALSGRDLLGCAETGSGKTAAFTIPMIQHCLAQPPVQRGDGPLAMVLAPTRELAQQIEKEVKRFSRSLESFRTAIVVGGTKSADQGSELRAGVDVIVATPGRLIDHLQQGNTSLSRISFIVLDEADRMLDMGFEPQIREVMHNLPEKHQTLLFSATMPVEIETLAQEYLISPVQVKVGKVSSPTANVSQILTKVSESEKIDCLLALLVEDASQAEKSNQSFPLTIVFVERKTRCNEVAEALVAQGLQAVALHGGRSQSEREAALHDFRSGSTTILVATDVASRGLDVTGVARVINLDLPKKMEDYVHRIGRTGRAGSTGQATSFYTDRDLFLVAQIKKAIADVESGNTVAFATGKAARRKEREAAASQKEARNALSKVMGSTCINIEDKYRFMIAPSVITSEGAADSAWDD; from the exons ATGTCGTATATCCCTCCTCACCTGAGAAACTCAAGCTCAACCACTACCGTTACTACTCGCAGAACTCAGTCACCGCCTTTAACAGACACTAATCTCTCCCATTCCTCTTCAAATTCCACCTCCTCCGCCCCTTCTTCTTTCTCCACATTCAACTCTCTCTCCTTACGGACCTCCGCCTCCGTCGCGCGAACCATCTCAGTTCCTCAACCTGTTTTTCCTCAGTGGACGCCCTCCGACCGCGTCCTTCGCTTCACTCCAGATCAG ATTGAAGAAATTCGTTCTCAGCTCAAAATAAATGTCAGTGTTGCTTCGGGTTCACCTCCTGCACCTGCGCCTATTGAATCATTTGAAGATATG TGTTTGCATCAAAGTATCATGAAGGATATTGCGCATCATGAGTTTACGCGACCGACTTTGATTCAGGCTCAGGCAATGACAGTTGCGCTTAGTGGAAGGGATTTGTTGGGTTGTGCTGAAACTGGTAGTGGAAAAACTGCAGCATTTACCATTCCTATGATACAG CATTGCTTGGCTCAACCTCCTGTTCAGCGTGGTGATGGACCATTGGCGATGGTGTTGGCTCCTACCAGAGAACTTGCTCAGCAAATTGAAAAAGAG GTTAAACGTTTTAGTAGATCTCTTGAGTCCTTCAGAACTGCCATCGTGGTGGGTGGAACAAAGTCTGCTGACCAG GGATCAGAGCTACGAGCGGGAGTGGATGTAATTGTTGCTACTCCTGGAAGATTAATTGATCATTTACAACAAGGAAACACTTCCCTTTCCAGAATTTCATTTATCGTTCTGGATGAAGCTGATAGAATGCTTGACATGGGCTTTGAACCACAGATTAGAGAG GTTATGCACAACCTTCCAGAGAAGCATCAAACTTTGCTGTTCAGTGCAACTATGCCTGTGGAAATTGAAACACTAGCACAG GAGTACTTAATTAGCCCTGTTCAAGTCAAGGTAGGAAAAGTGAGTAGCCCTACTGCAAATGTGTCTCAAATTCTGACAAAGGTTTCTGAAAGTGAGAAG ATTGATTGCCTTCTAGCTCTGCTTGTGGAGGACGCATCTCAGGCTGAGAAATCCAACCAATCCTTTCCATTGACTATTGTGTTTGTGGAGAGGAAG ACAAGGTGCAATGAAGTTGCTGAAGCTTTGGTAGCGCAAGGTTTACAGGCAGTTGCTCTTCATGGAGGCCGCAGTCAGAGTGAAAGAGAAGCTGCTTTGCATGATTTTAGGAGTGGATCTACTACTATTTTG GTTGCCACTGATGTTGCATCTCGTGGATTGGATGTAACTGGAGTTGCTCGTGTGATAAATCTGGATCTCCCAAAG AAAATGGAAGATTATGTGCATCGTATTGGAAGGACAGGCCGTGCAGGGTCAACTGGCCAAGCTACTTCATTTTACACTGATCGAGATCTG TTCCTTGTGGCACAAATAAAGAAAGCAATAGCAGATGTGGAATCGGGGAACACAGTTGCTTTTGCAACTGGCAAg GCTGcaagaaggaaggaaagagaagCAGCTGCTTCACAAAAGGAAGCTAGGAATGCTCTGTCCAAGGTGATGGGATCCACATGTATAAACATTGAGGATAAGTATAGGTTCATGATAGCCCCTTCAGTCATCACAAGTGAGGGCGCGGCCGACAGTGCCTGGGATGATTAG
- the LOC133706255 gene encoding ATP-dependent RNA helicase DBP2-like isoform X3 — protein sequence MSYIPPHLRNSSSTTTVTTRRTQSPPLTDTNLSHSSSNSTSSAPSSFSTFNSLSLRTSASVARTISVPQPVFPQWTPSDRVLRFTPDQIEEIRSQLKINVSVASGSPPAPAPIESFEDMCLHQSIMKDIAHHEFTRPTLIQAQAMTVALSGRDLLGCAETGSGKTAAFTIPMIQHCLAQPPVQRGDGPLAMVLAPTRELAQQIEKEVKRFSRSLESFRTAIVVGGTKSADQGSELRAGVDVIVATPGRLIDHLQQGNTSLSRISFIVLDEADRMLDMGFEPQIREVMHNLPEKHQTLLFSATMPVEIETLAQEYLISPVQVKVGKVSSPTANVSQILTKVSESEKIDCLLALLVEDASQAEKSNQSFPLTIVFVERKTRCNEVAEALVAQGLQAVALHGGRSQSEREAALHDFRSGSTTILVATDVASRGLDVTGVARVINLDLPKLWLPQL from the exons ATGTCGTATATCCCTCCTCACCTGAGAAACTCAAGCTCAACCACTACCGTTACTACTCGCAGAACTCAGTCACCGCCTTTAACAGACACTAATCTCTCCCATTCCTCTTCAAATTCCACCTCCTCCGCCCCTTCTTCTTTCTCCACATTCAACTCTCTCTCCTTACGGACCTCCGCCTCCGTCGCGCGAACCATCTCAGTTCCTCAACCTGTTTTTCCTCAGTGGACGCCCTCCGACCGCGTCCTTCGCTTCACTCCAGATCAG ATTGAAGAAATTCGTTCTCAGCTCAAAATAAATGTCAGTGTTGCTTCGGGTTCACCTCCTGCACCTGCGCCTATTGAATCATTTGAAGATATG TGTTTGCATCAAAGTATCATGAAGGATATTGCGCATCATGAGTTTACGCGACCGACTTTGATTCAGGCTCAGGCAATGACAGTTGCGCTTAGTGGAAGGGATTTGTTGGGTTGTGCTGAAACTGGTAGTGGAAAAACTGCAGCATTTACCATTCCTATGATACAG CATTGCTTGGCTCAACCTCCTGTTCAGCGTGGTGATGGACCATTGGCGATGGTGTTGGCTCCTACCAGAGAACTTGCTCAGCAAATTGAAAAAGAG GTTAAACGTTTTAGTAGATCTCTTGAGTCCTTCAGAACTGCCATCGTGGTGGGTGGAACAAAGTCTGCTGACCAG GGATCAGAGCTACGAGCGGGAGTGGATGTAATTGTTGCTACTCCTGGAAGATTAATTGATCATTTACAACAAGGAAACACTTCCCTTTCCAGAATTTCATTTATCGTTCTGGATGAAGCTGATAGAATGCTTGACATGGGCTTTGAACCACAGATTAGAGAG GTTATGCACAACCTTCCAGAGAAGCATCAAACTTTGCTGTTCAGTGCAACTATGCCTGTGGAAATTGAAACACTAGCACAG GAGTACTTAATTAGCCCTGTTCAAGTCAAGGTAGGAAAAGTGAGTAGCCCTACTGCAAATGTGTCTCAAATTCTGACAAAGGTTTCTGAAAGTGAGAAG ATTGATTGCCTTCTAGCTCTGCTTGTGGAGGACGCATCTCAGGCTGAGAAATCCAACCAATCCTTTCCATTGACTATTGTGTTTGTGGAGAGGAAG ACAAGGTGCAATGAAGTTGCTGAAGCTTTGGTAGCGCAAGGTTTACAGGCAGTTGCTCTTCATGGAGGCCGCAGTCAGAGTGAAAGAGAAGCTGCTTTGCATGATTTTAGGAGTGGATCTACTACTATTTTG GTTGCCACTGATGTTGCATCTCGTGGATTGGATGTAACTGGAGTTGCTCGTGTGATAAATCTGGATCTCCCAAAG TTATGGCTGCCTCAATTATAG
- the LOC133706255 gene encoding ATP-dependent RNA helicase DBP2-like isoform X2 encodes MSYIPPHLRNSSSTTTVTTRRTQSPPLTDTNLSHSSSNSTSSAPSSFSTFNSLSLRTSASVARTISVPQPVFPQWTPSDRVLRFTPDQIEEIRSQLKINVSVASGSPPAPAPIESFEDMCLHQSIMKDIAHHEFTRPTLIQAQAMTVALSGRDLLGCAETGSGKTAAFTIPMIQHCLAQPPVQRGDGPLAMVLAPTRELAQQIEKEVKRFSRSLESFRTAIVVGGTKSADQGSELRAGVDVIVATPGRLIDHLQQGNTSLSRISFIVLDEADRMLDMGFEPQIREVMHNLPEKHQTLLFSATMPVEIETLAQEYLISPVQVKVGKVSSPTANVSQILTKVSESEKIDCLLALLVEDASQAEKSNQSFPLTIVFVERKTRCNEVAEALVAQGLQAVALHGGRSQSEREAALHDFRSGSTTILVATDVASRGLDVTGVARVINLDLPKLVLRLTRTMP; translated from the exons ATGTCGTATATCCCTCCTCACCTGAGAAACTCAAGCTCAACCACTACCGTTACTACTCGCAGAACTCAGTCACCGCCTTTAACAGACACTAATCTCTCCCATTCCTCTTCAAATTCCACCTCCTCCGCCCCTTCTTCTTTCTCCACATTCAACTCTCTCTCCTTACGGACCTCCGCCTCCGTCGCGCGAACCATCTCAGTTCCTCAACCTGTTTTTCCTCAGTGGACGCCCTCCGACCGCGTCCTTCGCTTCACTCCAGATCAG ATTGAAGAAATTCGTTCTCAGCTCAAAATAAATGTCAGTGTTGCTTCGGGTTCACCTCCTGCACCTGCGCCTATTGAATCATTTGAAGATATG TGTTTGCATCAAAGTATCATGAAGGATATTGCGCATCATGAGTTTACGCGACCGACTTTGATTCAGGCTCAGGCAATGACAGTTGCGCTTAGTGGAAGGGATTTGTTGGGTTGTGCTGAAACTGGTAGTGGAAAAACTGCAGCATTTACCATTCCTATGATACAG CATTGCTTGGCTCAACCTCCTGTTCAGCGTGGTGATGGACCATTGGCGATGGTGTTGGCTCCTACCAGAGAACTTGCTCAGCAAATTGAAAAAGAG GTTAAACGTTTTAGTAGATCTCTTGAGTCCTTCAGAACTGCCATCGTGGTGGGTGGAACAAAGTCTGCTGACCAG GGATCAGAGCTACGAGCGGGAGTGGATGTAATTGTTGCTACTCCTGGAAGATTAATTGATCATTTACAACAAGGAAACACTTCCCTTTCCAGAATTTCATTTATCGTTCTGGATGAAGCTGATAGAATGCTTGACATGGGCTTTGAACCACAGATTAGAGAG GTTATGCACAACCTTCCAGAGAAGCATCAAACTTTGCTGTTCAGTGCAACTATGCCTGTGGAAATTGAAACACTAGCACAG GAGTACTTAATTAGCCCTGTTCAAGTCAAGGTAGGAAAAGTGAGTAGCCCTACTGCAAATGTGTCTCAAATTCTGACAAAGGTTTCTGAAAGTGAGAAG ATTGATTGCCTTCTAGCTCTGCTTGTGGAGGACGCATCTCAGGCTGAGAAATCCAACCAATCCTTTCCATTGACTATTGTGTTTGTGGAGAGGAAG ACAAGGTGCAATGAAGTTGCTGAAGCTTTGGTAGCGCAAGGTTTACAGGCAGTTGCTCTTCATGGAGGCCGCAGTCAGAGTGAAAGAGAAGCTGCTTTGCATGATTTTAGGAGTGGATCTACTACTATTTTG GTTGCCACTGATGTTGCATCTCGTGGATTGGATGTAACTGGAGTTGCTCGTGTGATAAATCTGGATCTCCCAAAG CTTGTGTTGAGGCTAACCAGAACCATGCCTTGA